In the genome of Mytilus edulis chromosome 3, xbMytEdul2.2, whole genome shotgun sequence, one region contains:
- the LOC139515184 gene encoding eIF-2-alpha kinase GCN2-like has product MADDSLLQRQEEEWQVLQAVYMDDVVDLRKKVAWKVERPLHICLVLKQQQSESVAGMTDSDSMIHMVIKCPNKYPDLVPEISLENAKGLSNEQIAVLNTELIELAKSMVGEVTYVQCRITSGLTLLQNYREK; this is encoded by the exons ATGGCAGACGACTCTCTTCTTCAGCGACAAGAAGAGGAATGGCAAGTTTTGCAAGCGGTTTACATGGACGATGTTGTCGATCTTAGAAAGAAGGTGGCATGGAAG GTTGAGAGACCTTTGCATATATGTTTGGTATTGAAACAGCAGCAGTCTGAAAGTGTAGCTGGGATGACTGACAGTGATAGCATGATCCATATGGTTATTAAATGTCCAAATAAATATCCTGATTT GGTACCAGAAATAAGTCTAGAAAATGCCAAAGGACTGTCTAATGAACAAATTGCAGTGTTGAATACAGAACTTATAGAACTAGCCAAATCAATGGTTGGAGAGGTAACTTATGTGCAATGTAGAATAActtcagggctcacactacttcagaattatagggagaagtga